Genomic window (Alligator mississippiensis isolate rAllMis1 chromosome 7, rAllMis1, whole genome shotgun sequence):
TTCATTTGAGCAACATATGGAAAACATCTGCCTATCACTCTGCAGTATGGATCCACTCTGTAAATTTTTTAAAGTACTTGAAGTCTCTCTGGATTTGGTTTCAAATAAGAACTGCCACATtggcctgctgctttttctcctgTTTTAATGTGTGCCTTGTAACTATGGAAGATAATCAGGTAACTCACTTAGTAGTAGACAAGGTTTTTAGGTTAGCTGAAAAGCCAGGTTTTGGTACAATTGTACTTGGTACAATTTCATCAAGCTCATGTGAGGTACTATAAAATGCAAAATGGGGTATTGCATCATCTGAATTTGACTTTGAGCAAATAACTAACATGCAGCTTACAGCAGGGTGGGGGTTACTTACAGGTGTGCTAGCTTTTAAAAACCCTCAAGGAACTATAAAGCCTGCCAAGGaagccacctcactgcaccttCACCCATACCTGCTTCTGCCCCCTACTCTAAGGAAGGAATAGCACAGAGTTAGTCGCATCAGTCAAGAGGTTTTGGCAGCCTATGTTGGGCAGCTCCAAGTCCCCTGTATGGCATCAGAACAGTGAAAAGGGAACTTGTCAGAATCTCTCTGGTCAACCTATGGTTATTCATTTGTGGTTACTGACGATTTCTAGACCATAATCAGAAACAACCATGTGTTTTGCATCCATTATCCTAAACAAATAGAAAATTCCTCCATGTTCACTGAAGAGCTGTTTATAAACTGGAAGACCATCCTGTTTCCAGTATTTGCATGAGAGGTGATTTTATCTGAGTAATGCTCTGAGTGATGCTGTGACTGTAATGTTTGTAAAGCAGTTGGGATCCTTCATGATGAAAGGCCCAAGGGAATAAAAGTATTTGCTAACAAATGATGAGAAAAGGATTAGCACATAGAGGGGGAGGCCTTCTTGCCTCACTAGTCAGTTCTTGCCCTATTTTCTAGCCACATTTTTTTATGCAAAACTCCGCATGAAGTTACTGCATGAGATTTTCAATAATCATAAGTTATTCAGGAGCACAATTTCCATCACAATTTATAATGAGAACTGTGCTCCTAAATCACTCaggtgtttttgaaaatcccatccacTGGGATTTGCACATGCAGAGGAAGAGCAGCATATGACCCCCTCCTTACCTATTAAGTTTCATCTGTTACAGTAAAACTGCCAAATAGCAGACAAGGACTAATTTCAGAGGCAATATGTAGTTACATGCTGGCAACTCAGTCCAGCGAAGTTCCAATTTATATGATGATAGATTAAAATGAGATGTAAGTTATATTAACCTAAAATCCTGGACTCACCTCTGAGTTTGAATTTTACACTAGATTTCGATTGACAAGAATACATGAATTCCATTATCTTCTCTAAACTGTTTAGTTCTTTTAAAAAGAGATCTTGCATTCTTTCCATGTATATAAATTGCATCAACTTCAATGGCAGTTTCTCCATGTGCATGGAATGGAGTTCTCTAATTACAACTCTCTGGTTAtatgtcactgggtgcatctacatgagacacttactgcacagtagcctaataatactgtacagtagtgtgtcacagcatggtaagtgctaatatgctaataggctactgcacagtagcatcacttgaAAGACattaattggtgctactgcacggtaactccggttattgtgcatttatttagtacttgctaatacaagtatttgctaatacaagtactaaataaatgcgcagtgaccactgcacagtagcatctcatgtcaATGCCCCCACTGATAGTAACCTTTGGGAAAAGTATGCTTCCCATTGTCTTGGCCAGAGAATATTCATTCCAGTTGTAAAAaagggtcaagaaggaatttagtgagaaaaggaaaaagggcAACAGGTCCAGAACAAAAGGATCTGTGACTACCACAGCTGCTATTTATGTTccaccttcacacacacacacacacacacacacacagttacacaATAAATTAGAAACAATAAATTAGAATACCAGGTCTATTACAAGAAGTAACATTCTGATGTAATATGATACAAGTGTGACATGAAGTGACAGCTACATGTGATGAACACACCCATATGGTAAATTATGTCACTAAACTCAGCTGCATTTCACATATATAAATGATGTAAATTAAGGCAGAGTTTGGTCCAATTATTGTAAAATGTTACTAGGAATTGCTTGACTTTAGTATCCCTTAGTGATacaaatagaatcatagaaaagtagggctggaagggactttcagAGGGCAAGATAAAAATTAAATCAGAAACATGTAGATTAATTTAGCATAACATTTACATGATCTCAGTGGCATGGAATTACTTTCTAAATTACATTTATAATACAACTGAATCACCTGTAAGTACAAACTACTAAACAATAAAGGTAGACAAGACAGTTGTATCTGTTCTTTTAACAATGCAAAAAAGGTAACACAACATAATTTAATTCATCATTTTCTAATGGTTTCATGTCCTGGATACAGTGCATTTAAGTGGACTATGTGAGGCCTTTTGAGTGCTTTGTTGTGTGCCTTTATCCCTAAGCACTCTCAGAATGTGCAGTCCAGCAGCCTATGCTGAGCTCTGCCTTGTGCCATACAGATAGTCCCTCTGCAGCCTCTACCAGGGACTttacttttgttcttttttgttttgtcgGTCTTCATCTAAAATAAAGTTCTGAAAGCATCTTTGTTCTCCCTTCATTATACCTTTCCCCACCAAATAATATATTTAGTTTAGCTTCTATCAGATTTTCCAAGCAGACCACACATTGTGAATTGTGCAATCCAGTCAGAAACTATCAAATTGGTGACATTTTATGAGTGTGAGCTGCTGATTGCAGGCAAGCAAGGGAAAGGGCTGTGAAGCAGACAAGAGATCCCAGCGCAACACAGCTTATATGCCCTCCATCACTGCAGTAAGATCAACTCTTCCGGTTGGTGCCATGACCACATGCTTATCTGGCCTCTTCTTTACTGGGAAGGTTATTGCTAGCAATGGTGTTAGTCTAGCATCCTGCCTGTGCTTCCTATGAGGACTCtgtggctggggacagaagttacacatagaccagtttaagtcatcaaaaactggtttaaacctgtaacagaacagaagctcagtgcaaataaaccagtttcaaaatggctaaaactgggttaaggtaaacctggttgaacgtagtcacacttaactgatttaggtcaaattggtttattaaacttctgtcccagaccccttcctggttcaagttaaatagagtcccccagcatagtctgtgtgttcacttcctcttcctgctgcccctgaggtatctgggatttgcagcccagacccacagcaacaggactctgcaggattgcttatcacttcctcttcccacttccaggtgcctctgggatttgtagtccataatCACAGCCTGCAGAACTCTGCAAGGTTGTTCCCCtctgttcaatacatgctcacttcacagaaaggactattcttgttcaagtttttatgaattcaatgccactacctttttccccacccaccccctcctcagcctggcaggtgctgctcccctcctccccctaggCAGACCCTCCAgctagctctgggctggggcttggccacGCCCCCTCCTattgagcaggcagggaggggaatagTTTTcgagctggcaggctgggaggtgtgctctagtgctcccccccagcttctggctcgagccactgaaggcatgtgcctacctttcctgaatcaaaagtgaatgtctattcacttgcaaatcggttcaatctttgcagcttaaactaacctgcaaagactgaactgattcagcctcggactttttggctgtctgtacttagcttgttTCATCTCTGTGCTAAAGAATGCAGCCATATACAAGGGTTATTTAAAATGCACAAAAAGAGGTGCACTCCAAGTAAGCACTGGCAGATACAACTCTGCATATGTACTAAAGcacatttaaattaattattttttagaaTAGTTATCATTTTAATGTATATTTATGGACAGAGCCAAACTTGTCATACCCATCATACCTGAATCTCCAGATCAGGTATCTATCTAGGCACAGAACTTTGAAAATGCTAGTTTCAATGTTTTATATTAACTTCAGGTTTcatattttgacatttttgtttatttttgtattaGGGTACTACCTAGAGAACCCAACTGaggcattatatatatatatatatatatatatatatatatatatatatatgcagtcAGACTCCAAAAGCAATGCAAATAACTAACTGTAAGTCTACATCACAGACTATAGATCCTTTATCTAGCTTGTTTGAAACTAACTTGAATACCAAAAGCAATCTAGTCATGACAGCACCAGCATTTCTCATAGTTATTTGCCTTCTGACATAAATGCATCTTAAGAATGCTCAGTACTCCTATCTTCTCCCCACACTGGCCTTTGTTCTATTTACTGGACCCCCACTGTTGCCAACATACTCCATGATATGATACCATAATTACCTGGTTCTCTTTCTTAGTGCTGAATCAAGTTTTAGTGCAGAGCATTACTTCCACCCAGTGGTCTAGAGTTAATGCCTTTACTCATTCTACTGGGTCTGACCAGAGTATTCTCCTCAGAGGGAACATTTTGTAGTGATCAGTGATGGTCTTCAGGAATTTATGAGTCCAGACCAATAGCTAAATATCAGCATAAAACAGGCCTATGCTTCATACAGTACATACCCAGACAGGCACCGCAGTAACAGGTTAACACAAGATGCTGGAAACACAATTTACCTCTTTCCATTCCAAAAATACAAGTCCTTCTTTAAGAATACTTTCTACTAACTCTCCCTGTTATCAATTAGACTATGTCTACATTGATAGGGTTGCCTTCAGTCCCATATCTGCAGAGCAATGTCATTGTAAATACCTTAGTTCAAACCTTGGTGACAGGTCAAACCTTGGAATTCTGTTCAACTCCCAGATAAGAggtggcactgcccagccagggtggtgcatggggcctggggcaaggAGCAAGagagagccacaggtggcttgtccaggaggctgggcggtgggggggagggaagggatggcttcttgctgctgtgtgcactcccagggagaAGAgtatggtggggcatgtgccccccagatttgtatgtggggtaggggcagatgtgggttgctccctgccctgctgccctcccccaagaAGCCCTGTGGCACCTGCACTACCATAGCAAGGCACTctctgctcacccagcagcagcaggggtggtggtgcggagttgtgcccccactgctgccaggtgggcagggggtgccttgctatGGCAGTGTGGCCAGCACGATGCTccaagggagagggcagcagggtggagagccccgaggccacagcaggcagtccACATCCACCCACGCCCTTCCACAGGCTCCActttgctctgctccagcagttCCATTTGGGGGAGTCATCATTgtaagccccctcccccccccaccaaataaAGTGGGTGTTTATGAttgtgggggaaaagcagggtctgtggggaggggtTTGGAGTATTGGGGGGGCAAGTGAGGTCTCCAAGGAGGGGTCAAAGGGATCAGGTTCAGGGAACTAGCAGCATCTGTGGGGGTTTGGGGGAATCAGAGCCCAAGCAGGGTCCACAGGGGAGACTGGGGGGCCTCACTGGGTCTCCAGAGGGGGTTGGAAGGGCTAGCAGGGACTAGGCAAGGGGGTTATGGGGTCTGGGAGGgcttggcaggattgggggaGCTGGTGGGGTTAGCACAGGGTCTTAGGGGGATCAGAGGTGCTGGTGGGCTCTGTGGGGGGAGTATGGAAACATCAGGGGCAAGCAGGATCTGCAAGGGAGGTTGGTGGGGTCCAGAAAGGTTTGGCAGATGGGGAGGGCTATTGGGGTCACCAGGAGGGTTTGCAGGGACCAGGGGAGACTCTGACTGAAgtcagggtgagcagaggggcaggcagattGAGGGGCTGACAGCTCCACAGGGAGGCAATTTGGCAGGATGGGAGAGgtgtctctctccccccacccctccccgctcCAGGATCAGGGACTATTTTTAATCTTCTGACCTTCTCCACCCCTCAGATAAACAATCTCCCTAGCAgatccctcctgcccctttccccaccgcACTTAGTTCCATTGGCTCCCCTCACTGCTGGTTGCTGGCAAAACTGGCATTGGGAGTGGCTTGCAGGATCAGGGGGGTTGCCAGGTTCAGGTGGGGTAGGCAATcctggcttgtccctggggctgtgctgggaactgtgcagtagttcagttagatcagtttTACCAGACCTAATCTAAGTTAAACTACCTCCAAGGTACTAACTTAGATCGAGTCAGCCAGTTTTAGACAGATCTAACCTTTCTGAACTTCTAAGTACAAttcacacttagatcaacctaaataAGTCTAAGGTCCATACATGGGTGAAGtaacttagatcaggtggccattttaacatgctctaacctccccctaacttccctgaatatctgtacctagcctaataTCCATTCTGTAAATGCCTTACATCCCATACATAATTTATGCCACCATTCTGTTACCAAAGTATTTAAACCAATTAATCGTCACTAGAAATAATCAGTGGTTAAACACACCCAACTGCAAAATAAAACTGAATCTTCCACAACTTTAGACAGGCTACTGTAATCCTAGGTATCTAACATTTTATATAGTGCCAAATCCTAAGGAACAGTAATATTTCAACACTAGATTAGTACCTAATTCAAGAATGCTCTATTTGGGGTTTTCAATTTAATTGGAAAACAAATGGTATCATTTTTGGTAAAAATAGTTCAATTATGCATCTGCTAAGTTAAGTGATTCCTGAAATAGGATACATGTAGTAAAATATTATCCACTGAGCTATAGCATGATTACAAGGATTTGGGACTAGAAATCCAAATTTAGAAGATCTCCTTATTTTCTGAGTTTCCCTACACTGCTAAAAGTCAATAGTGTACCAATATCACAAAGGTAGATAAAAGTGACTGCAGTAAAAACTACATTGTTAGACTGAACTGTGTGCTTCTACCTATCCAGTCTTTCACTGGTAGTTTTTAACCAGAAATGAATTTGTAGATTTCCTTAGTAGGGAACACTTATGTTTATAAAAGGGACATAAAGTAGCATACAAAGATAATGAAATGATTATTATGCTTTTATGCAGATCATTTGGTAATTTAGAATTCTTGTTCCCCTCTATCAATGCTATCACTTCATGTTACAAAAGTCTGGTCTCAGAGGAAAAGTTGCAGTTTGCAAGAGCAGCTTTCCCCATTCTTTCCCCTCCTCTGGCTAATCCACCCAGAATGCAAAACTTTAAGATCCAAGATTGTGCAACTCGCacgcctccccctgctcccatccaaaaaaaataataatcagaaGCACTCTTATTACAGCATTGGCACAAGTATTACTCATTCATTCAAGTTCAGGCACTCAGAGTATTTATTAAGGGTTTTCTGTGTTCCATTCTCAGTCTCCTCTCTGCTAGGGTCTGACTGACTCAGAGACCTTTAAGTCAAGACGACGAACAGACTTTTAGGAAACAGCTAGAGAATGCTGTCTCAGAAAATGTTTTTCTTGATTATAGTATTTTGTGCTTTCGGGACTTCTACTTCTGTACTGGATGAAGATGATTATGATCTCATGTATGAGAATTTTGACAATGAAATTGAAGGTGTCATTCCTCCTGCTGAAGAAAGTAAGTGGATTCAAACTATTTTTCTGGATAGCATTTTTTATGAAAACCAAAGAAAGCATATTTAAATTGTGCTCTTTATTGCTTAGCACTTATAGGAGTTATTGCAAATattacatttttcaaagaaaaagcaGATACTTTTTAATGTAAGTTATTCAATGCAGCAaataataatactttttttttcagttttcctttgtAAAAGGATTCTGGGAATGCTGCTACAATTTTTAGGACAGCTACATTATGTATTGCCTTACCTTCTATTTTTAATCATTTGGGAAAGTACTAGCAGTGTAGAGAGTGTAGACATTTCATTAAGTATACCATTTGTGTCTTGTATTTTAGCTCCTTCCTGTGACTGTCAGCAAGAGCACACAGAATGGGACAAACTCTTCATCATGCTTGAGAACTCACAGATGAAAGAGAACATGTTACTTCAGTCTGTTGATGAAATCCTGAAGGTGGAAATGCAAACCTTAAGAGTAGAAATGATGCAGTTTGTGGCTAATTTTGCTGGCATGAGCACCACAGCCATTGAAAAGATCTCTTCCCAATTGGTGCTACAGGTAGATCAGCTTATGAAGAATAACAAACAAGTTCATGAATCCAAGAATCTTCAAGCATCTGAACAAGGAGAgtttcttgaagagcttctttTGCTGAACCACAATGTGTCTAAAAGACTCGGCCAGCTGGAAAGTGTTTGGCAGCAGAGAACTGAAGCAGAGGCTCAAGCTTTTCCACAGCAAGATAAATCCACTTACACCAGAGAGGAcaatttcattttgaattctCTATGGCAAGAACTACAGGAAACAAGAACTGAACTGAAACAATCCCAAAAATGGGCAGCTCAGCACTTGCtgccagcaggtaagtctatacCCATTTTCATATCCTGACCAGAAGGTTCAGATGAAATTAATCCTAGTATTTTTACTTCAGGGCATGACTGTAAAGGGATAATAGTGTTGCAAGCACTAAAATAGTTTGGAGCAAAGTGTGCAGTGAGGAAACCCACCAAGGTCTCTTTGTATAAAGAACTGGacaatgtttcaaaatgtaggatAAGAGGAGAGTTTAACTGAAGTTTTTATATCAGTTAAGTTAAAAACTCCAATTGCAGGAGCCTAAACTTGGGGCCAGGAAGCTGGGACATATTTTAAAGAGACTCACATTTTTTCTATCCTGGCTGCCGCTTCCTTCTCACCTATTCTAACTGATTGCCTAGGTATCGCTCCAGACCCAAGAACACATTGAGTATGTCAATGTCCAACAGCTAAACAAATCTCAGGCTTTGGGGCATATGTTGATTGCCTAGCAAGGAGTCAGGAAGGAATAATTTTCTCCATGTATGGCAAACTCTGCTATATATAATAAACAGTTGTTTTCTTTTCACACATGATATAAAAGCAGTTGCTGGAAGCAGGATGCCAAGCtacagtcatagagaagtaagactgcaagggacctccaaaggtcacctactccaaccccctgcctgaggcagaagcattcctatccaaaccattccatacaaccataatctaaactctacgtaAAACCAGgaccagattaatgcataggtaAACCAGGCACATACGTAGGGTCCTGAGATGCTGCGGGGGATGgtccttccctccgcagcagcagcacaaatggccctgtctgcctcccttcccttcccctcccctctgctgcccttgCCATAGCGGTGCCTGCTTCCTAATGACAGCTCTgagtcccactccctgcaggcagcagcaccagggtgaggaggGGGGTCTCAACTGGACTGGGGTCCACGAGTTTTTcttagggcccactaaagggttaatttgACCCcgcataagactaccctcaatgctgacacaacatagacctaacaccctaatctgccacaggtaaagcaggggaaccaaggCAGCCAATGTCCATTTCTATAAAACGTTGTCAATATAAGCTCTAGAAGTCTGGGCTAGAGGGCCACTCCCCCTCCTATAAAGGAAGTAAAAAAACCCTCACAGcccataccaatttgaccatgcAGCAAAATTCCTTCTTAACCCCAAATATGGCCATGGAGCCAATATTTTGATTCTGTTTCATTCTTTCTCTATATCCTGCGTTATCGTAACAGATTAAGTAAGTGGGAAAACTTAGGAATGAGTGACTAGGCATGTATATATTAACTAAAAGCATATATGAAAAATGATGACCAAGATAACACATTTCAGTTTTAAAGAATAATTGGTGAATAAGTATCACTGAACATTTTAGAAATATTAACAATAGCATGACTTCAAAGGCCAAAATTTCCAAAAATTACAAAACCACATCTATATTGGCACTCATAAAACTTCATAGTTGTGTGTGTCTATGGAAAGTGGAGTGTATGCTAGTGAATACACAAAGATGCTGCAAATGGGACTTCTCTAAAAATTAAGCAAGCAATTTTTGTAGGCACGTCCCTCACAACTTTGAAAAATGCTAACAGAATTCACATGaacctatttaaaaaataatatcacGTCAGGATATGACCTTAAACAAAATGGATCCTAGAACAGCAGGATCCAACTTTGtaaccagaaagaaagaaagagaaaaagaatatgGTGCAATTCTTAACAGTCCTTCTGTGTGAGGAGTGGGGAGTAGGGACTGGATGTGCATGTGGAGGGGTTATGCATAACCTGTAAAATTCCAATTAGCCTCAACAAAAATCTTGGTTTTTTACAAATGAACTAAAATGATTGTTATATCACTCCTCAAATCTCTCTTACGTCAAACTCATTCTTTGAACTATAAGTGAAACCTCTCCGTCAGTTTGTATTTTTACATATTTCTACACCTAGACTAGCATGACCAAGAAATAATAATCTGACCCACATTTAAAGATTACTTTCTGATTTGCTCACATCATTGTAAATCTTGAATAATTCCAGTGATGTTACTggaattattcctgatttacaaTTGTGAGAGAAAGGTCAGAATCTGTCTCCatatgtttttataaaaaaaaaaaatcctaatttgaTTAAAGATAGTAAAGATACATTTTTAAGCATCCAATAGGCCTTTCTGGAAATCTTTTTCAAGAGAGCTTTAAGCAACTGGTTTTTGATTTCTCATATGTCTTGAATTACTTCCAGACCTACTCTTAAGGGATTTTCTAATCATAGTTTTTTTGTTCTTCTACAAAGCTGGTTTTAATTTTGCTTAGCCCTTGATAATATAGCCAGAAAGACTACTAATTAAGAGGCTGTTTCTCAACAGTGTTCCTAACATTTTTAAGTAGCATCCACAAACAGTTACCTCCCACTACCCACCCCCTAAAAACACCAATGAAAAAATCTATGGTAACCTCAAATTTTCCAAGAAATCAGTACATGAAGTAATGCAGCAACCCAATCCTGAAGGATGCAATGAGTCCTTCATTTGTTAAAGCAAAATTGTTAGGACACATTTTAGACATTTTAGC
Coding sequences:
- the PTX3 gene encoding pentraxin-related protein PTX3; this encodes MLSQKMFFLIIVFCAFGTSTSVLDEDDYDLMYENFDNEIEGVIPPAEETPSCDCQQEHTEWDKLFIMLENSQMKENMLLQSVDEILKVEMQTLRVEMMQFVANFAGMSTTAIEKISSQLVLQVDQLMKNNKQVHESKNLQASEQGEFLEELLLLNHNVSKRLGQLESVWQQRTEAEAQAFPQQDKSTYTREDNFILNSLWQELQETRTELKQSQKWAAQHLLPAGCETAILFPMRSKKIFGSVHPTVAMTLHSFTICVWVKVTEMLNKTIVFSYGTKKNPYEIQLYFSHEAAVLAVGSDQDKLITQNTVSAGQWVHLCGTWSSDKGTTSLWLHGDLVASTSDIATSHIIPDGGILQIGQEKNGCCVGGGFDETLAFSGKLTGFNIWDRVLSDEEITQTTGEDSCNIRGNVVGWGVTEVLPHGGAQYI